TTTGGTTGTCCAAAGCCGTCGTCCGTGATCTCAGCAAACCTCGTGGGATCGATTTGCCCGAAGGCGTGCTGACCGATTCGATCGATGATGTCCTGAATGACCCTGAGATCGACGTCGTCATCCAATTGATGGGCGGATTGTCACCGGCTCGCGAAGTCATGCTGCGGGCCATGGAAGCCGGCAAAGACATCGTCACCGCCAACAAAGCGTTGTTGGCCGAACACGGCGCCGAATTGTTCACCCGAGCCCGCGAACTCGGACGCAGCATCGCGTTTGAAGCCGCCGTGGCGGGTGGCATCCCAATCATCGCGAATATCAGCCAGTGTTTGTCGGCCAACCAAATTGAATCGCTGGAAGGAATTCTCAACGGAACCAGCAACTTCATCGTTTCGCAAATGGACGAAAAGGGAGCCGGCTACGACGAGACCGTCAAACGGGCTCAAGAGTTGGGCTACGCCGAAGCCGATCCCGCGATGGATGTCGATGGAACCGACGCGGCTCAGAAATTGGCGATCCTGTCGCACTTGGCCTTCGGAGCCACCGTGGACTGGCGGGATATCCCTCGCAGCGGAATCGATGGGCTGGACCCAGCTGATCTGATTTACGCTCGCGAGTTGGGCTACCGAATCAAGTTGTTGGCGACGGCTCAATTGGTTGATGGCGAACTGGAATTGTCCGTCGCCCCGACGTTAGTCGCGATCGGCACTCCGATGGCCGAAGTCCGCGACGCGTTCAATGCGATTCGTGTGGTTGGCGATGCGGTTGGGCCGGTTTTCTATCACGGGTTGGGTGCCGGGCAGATGCCGACCGCCTCCGCCGTGGTCGCCGATGTCATCGACACCGCTGTCGGACGCACACCCATCACGTTCGAAACGCTCGAGTACTTTTCCGCCGAGCGGCCACCTCGCACGGCCCAGCGTGATGCCGATCGGCTGCGAGGTCGTTACTACTTGCGATTGCGAGTCGCAAACGATCCGGGGACGTTGGCTGCGATCGCTGGCGTGTTGTCCAACCAATCGATTTCCATCGCTTCGGTCATCCAACACGAACCCAAGTCGAAGGATGAAGCCAATGCATCGGACAACACCGTGCCGTTGGTGATCATGACTCACGAAGCCAGCGAAGGCGCCGCCTCGCGAGCCACCACCGACATCGAGGCCCTGCCCGCCATCAGCGGCAAAGTGGTCCGAATGCCCGTCCGCGACTGATTCGGTTGGCATTGACCGGGAGCCTGTCGAGAGCATTCGTCACGACCGATTTGAAAGGTCGTCGATGGTGCGCCTTCGAGATCACTCTTGATTCGCCGCCGGACGCAGCGTGGGAATCTTGACGACGTACTGGGTGACGACTGAGTTGTCTTGCACGTACGTGGCATGCGTGTAGGACGGGATCTGCCTGAGCAAGTCGATTGCGATGGCGACCAATTCGGCCGTTTCTTCCATGTCCGGCGCGTTGCTTGGCTCTGCATCCAAGTCGGGTGGCTCTTGGTTGCGATTGATTTGTCGCACCATCGGCATGGCGTACTCCAGCCAAGTTTGCGCCGCGTCGGCGCATTGCAGGAAATCAATGTGCCCGGCGGCGATCAATGGTCGGCTGAGGTCGTTCAGAGGCGGTGGAAACGAAGGCGAGTTCGCTTGGGCACAGTCGACGGCTTGTTCTCGGAAGAGCGAATAGACCGCCCAGTCTGATGTGAGTGCCAGCCCAGGCGAGAACTTTGGGTCGGCACCGAGCAGTTCAACACCAGGCACCTGCAGGTAGACGCCATCGGGAATTGCTGATTCCATCGCGGGGGGCAATCCTTGTCCGGGCGGCAGGCCCATCAACGGACCAAACGCCGCAAACAGAGGATTGATTGTGTCGAAATAGCGACGCCACGCGCGGCGATGTCGTTCGGCGTCAGTGAGCTCATAAACAAGTGCAGGGGCGGGATCGGCAAAGCATCCGCGGACGGCGGTGCCATGGGATGCCATTGTCGGCTTCGCTGATCGAAGTCGAGCAGAAAGGCTGTTTCCTTGCCCACCGATGGCAGCAGGTCATCCTTTGTTGCCAAGAACAATTCCGTGAGTCCCGCGGCCATCGCTGGGTCCATTTGGCCGGACGGCGATGCGTCTGGGGATTCGGCAGTGAGAGCCATGGCCTGCTTGGTTCGTTCTTGGATCCGGTTCAACCATTTGTCCAGTGTCCCATCGTTATCCCAGTCCGCTGATGCACTGAATAACGCCGGGTTTTCTCCGATGTGCTGCAAGGATTTCAGAGGCTGAGCTTGGACGCGGATTGGATCGGCGTGGTGATGGTATTGATAGCCAGCAATCCCACTTCAGGCGGTTGTTCGTCAACGCGTAGTAAAACGACGCGTCCTCTGAAGCGAACTGCAGGGATGGAGGCAATCCCGTTTGGACGGACGAAGCAGGAGATTGCGCGTGCGCAGCAGTGTCAGCGACGCCTATGAACAATGCGGCGACGGCGAGCAAGACGATGCGATCGTACTTCAGGTGAAGCATGTCGAATTACCTGGGAGGGGCATGGAGTACTTCGGCGGAAGAGCAGGATAGTAACTCAAAACCTTTGTCGCTGCAGATCACGACAGCGAAACATCGCGAGCGACCAAGTAGCCGACGGAGGCCCTCCGTCGGCAAGCAATCCCTCCGAAACGCCACAGACATCTGCTCGCTCATTGCACATGCTCGCTGGGGGAACCAATCGCTTGCTGCGATTGGTTGTGTTCATGCCGACTGAGAGCCTCAGTCGGCTACGGGGTTGCTGGGAGGATGAGCTCAATGATCGGTCTGGAATCTGCCTCGAATCCTCGGTAGTTAAACGCCACGAATGGTGGGCGGTACCGAGCGGACAAGTAGCCGACGGAGGCTCTCCGTCGGCAAGCAACCCCTCAGAAACGCCACAGACATCTATTCGCCCATTGCCACGTGCTTGCTGGGAGACCAACCGCTTGCTGTGATTGGTTGTGTTCATGCCGACTGAGGGCCTCCGTCGGCTACGGTGGTGCTCATAGCTTGCTCGGGTCAACGACCGCGTGTTTGACGCCTTCCCGGTTGTACGTGTAGACCATGTTGAGCATCCCGTCAGAGGTTTGGATGATGGCCGGGTAGCTGTACTCACCGAAGTGCCGGCGGCGATCCGCGTCCTTCGGGTGAGGTCCGGTTTCATTCTCCAAGGTCAGAACTGGTTTCCAAGTTTTGCCATCGGACGAAATCGCCAGATTCAGAATCCGGCGTGGCTTCAGGTCGGGAGCGTCTTTCCGTCTCACCATGCCTTCGGAGTGATTGTAAATCAAGACTTGCCGTCCGTCATTGAGAGTCACCGCATCGGTGCCGGAATTGGGATTGGGCAAGTCGGTCGCAGTCAGCGTGCTCCAGGTTTTTCCGCCGTCCTTGGACCAGCTCTCGACAATGCGTTTCTCTTGGCTGCGGCAAAGAATTTGCAGACGGTTATCGGGGTAGGTCAAGATGCTTGGCTGAATCGCATGGAAGGTTTCGCCGGTCTGGATCGGCCCGATGACCTCCCAAGTCTTGCCGAGATCTTTGGAGACTTCGAAGTGAACTCGCCAGTGGGAGGATCCATCCGCGTACTCGATTTCGGTGCTTGAGGGGCACAGAATCGTTCCGTCGGCGAGCTGAATCGGTTTGTTTTTGACTGGCCCAAGGAGGTGTCCGATCGTGTGGGCTTCGCCCAGTTTCGTCGGCCAAGACCAAGTTTTCCCACCGTCTTCGGATGTCGTCAGCATGCCCCACCAATCCCGTGGATTGGGGCCAACTTTGTAGAACAACATCAACGGGCCTTCGGTGGGCTGAAACAGCACCGGGTTCCAAGTGGGATAGCGGAGCGTCGATGACTGGACACCATTGACGACCTCGACTGACTCGGTCCACTGGCCGTTTTCATTGCGAGAGACGCGGATGCCGACATCGGGGTCACGCTCCCGAGTGCCCGCGAACCAAGCCGCGACGAGACCGGTTGGTGTCTCGACGATGGTGGACGCATGACTCTCTTTGGTGGGTTTGTTGTCCAGGTCGAAGATCTGTTGTGACGAAACCAACGCACCATCACCCGCGACGGCGACAGCAGGAAGTTCTTCTGCCTGGATGGAAATGGTCAGGGTGAGAGCCAAGAAGACCGCAAGTGATACTTTCATGATGCTTCGGGAGTTTCAGGTGGATGCGCGACACGATGGAGAATTCAATGAGGTTGCCCCGGAAGAGCGAGCCTAATCTAACCGAAACGCGGAGCCCAATTTGGGGTATCCGGCTTTCCAGGTAGCCGACGGAGGCCCTTCGTCGGCAAACAAGCCTCAGCCATGCCACCGGCATCCGTCTGTTTATAGCCACGTTTTGCTGGGCCCATCGCTTGCAGCGATGGTTGTGTTGATGCCGACTGAGGGCCTCCGTCGGCTACGAGGTGGCTGACAACGGTCACCGCTCCGCGGTTGTTGGCTCCCTCCCAATACGCACAACCAGTCGCGGAGCGACGGCAGCCGAAAGCCTTGGGGTTTCAACCCAAGGTCAACCTTCGTACGGTCCAGCCAACTTGAGCAAGAGAAATAATGTTGAGCGTCAAAGAACCCAACGTCATTCAGTTTTCGAAGCGAACCGCTGGAGGTACTTGCTGAGCTTAAGTTTCTTTCGGGTGCTGTCGCTGGTCATGTAACGGACGCTGCCGAAGACGGGACGCTTGGGGCCCCAGGCTCGGTCGGTGCGGCCGAGCACCCAAAGGATGCCGCAGTACGAGTTGGGATCGCGACCATCCAGGCCGTACTTGTTGTTCAGGTGGATCATGAACTCGAGGGCTTCCTCGGGCGTTCTTGTCCAATGCAAAATCTTCTTGCCCCACAACATTCGCATGTAGTTGTGCATCTCGCCGGTTGCAACCAATTCACGCTGCGCCGCGTTCCATAGCTCGTCGTGAGTCTCGGCATTCTCAAACTCCTCCAGCGTGTAGAGATGCGGCCGCTCGTCATCACGCGTTTCGGCCAACGTCTTCTTCGCCCAGTCCGGCAATGATTCGAGCGAGTCGTAGGTGTCTGGATTTTGGAAACTCCAATTGAAGCCGATCTCTCGCCATGTCAGCAGTTGATCGAGCAAGGCTTCCGCGTTTTCGCTGACGTTCCAATAGCCGTTGTTCTTGCCGTTGGGTTTGGATGTCTGGTCCGCGGACCAACCCTCGTGTTCCAGCAATGAAGAAACCATCTCGTGCGCCGAAATGTGACCGAAATGAAGGTGAGGGCTCAATCCCGTCGTGGCGTGTTTATCGGGATGGTTGCGGTCGTCGTTGTACTGCGACAGTTTGGAGTCCAGGAATTCTTCCCAGCGGCGTGAGGCTTCCACTGTTCCACCGGGGGTCTCATTGGCCGGACGAACCGAGTGATCAATCGGGATATTCGACAGCCCATCTTCGCTGAGCAGCTTTTCGAAATCAGCGGCGGGCCATTTGGAAAGGATTTTGGCCGGTAGCAATTCCTTTCGGCGTTTCGCCAACGAATCACCATCGGGGCAGGGCAGGGCAGGGCGGTTGCCGCTTCGATCCAGCGGGTTTGCGAGAGGCAAGTGTTCGAGAGCAGGCAGGATGTTCTTCTGCATGAACCGCCGGTAACTGTGCGCGACCGTGTAAGTCTTCTCCGCCGCTCGCAACGGAAGCACTCCATTGGAGTCGATCAATTCCAAGCGGGCCGGCAGCTTGTCTTTAACCGCGTCGATCATGTGCGGCAGAAAGAAACACGGGTACTCGTCGGTGACAACGGTGCAAGCTTGTTTGGCTAGCCGATGAAGCAGCGGCGAGCCGGTTCCCGGTTTTGGTTCCACGTAGGGGTAGTAGACGACCGGCAGAGATGCGGCCGCGGCCGCGTTGTCTCGCATCCCTTCGATGATGAATCGATGAATTCGGTCGCTGGCCCATTGGTAACGAACTCGCAGGGGGTCGAAGATCAGCAGCGGTTTCTCGAATTCGAGTGCCCGGTCGATCGCATGCTGCAACGCGAAATTCCAGTGCAGTCGCCGTTGGGCGATCATCCAATAGACGACGTAGTCGCCCTCGTGGCGGGGCGGGTGGTCGTTGGCGAATTGATGCCGCTGGGGAGGGAGCGTGGAAGTCATGAGCAGCATCCATTGGGATGGGAGTCGTCAGTTCGGGGCTTGGCTAGTAGAGTGTGCGGACACGCCAAGGGCCATGCAATTTTGTCGCGACGACGCTCACCATATCGAATTCTCGCTGTTTGCTTGCTGATCGGGTATCTGCTCGCATCGATGGTTTACGTGTGGGCGTTTGCAATCATGGTGACTCGGGTGCACCCACATTTTCGCGCCGTCGATCTGCTGGCCCCGCGAGCCAACGACGTGGTCATTTTTACTTTTTTCTTGGTGGTAGGGGCCAGTGTCGGCAGCTTCCTGAATGTCGTCGTTTGGCGATTGCCTCAGCGTTTGAATGTGAACGGCCATTCGTTCTGCCCACGTTGTCGAAACCAGCTTCGGGCTCGCGATAATGTTCCGATCTTTGGTTGGCTGTGGTTGAGCGGGCGCTGCCGAGATTGCCGGCTTCCGATCTCATCGCGATACCCGATCGTCGAAACGCTTGTCGGGATCACGTTTGCTCTGGTCGGGGCGACCGAACTGACTCGTTGGAGTCTGCCCTATTTGGGCGATAGCGTGCGGACGAATTGGTTGTCGACCCCGTACGTTGACGTGGATTTGTTGACGTTAATTTTCTATCACTTGGTCGCTTTGGCGACCGGGTGGGCCGCAGGGTTGATCCGATTCGACGGAAACACTTTGCCACCGAGGCTCACATTATTCGCAGCGGTGACGCTGATCGGCGGCATGTTTGCCCTGCCTCAAGCGATGGTTGTTCCGTGGCAATTGGTCGGTGATTCGAATCCGTCGGAGGGTGGGTTCTGGCCGCCGTCTGGATGGCCGACTCACGGTGGTGATTGGTCCGTGACGTTGGTTCAGATTGGAATGCGTTTGTTGACCTCGCTGGTGGCGGCAGGCTTTTTTGCTCGAGTTCTGGCGAAGAGCTTTTGTCCCATGGCGGACATGAAGATGGATCCCCTCGGTTCGTCGACTCGGCGATTGATCGATTTGATGATTTTGATCGCTGTCCCGGCGATCGTGGTTGGCTGGCAAGCCGTGATGGGGGTGATTCTGATCGCGGCGATCTTCGCGAAAATTCTTGAGATGTGCGCATTCGCTCAATCGCGAGATTCACTGGGCCGTTTCGCTGTGAGCTTGCCGGTGGCGATGAGCGTGCAATTGTTGCTGTGGCGGGGACTCGTTGCGTCTCATCTCTGGCCCAGTGAACAGGCGTCGCAAGTTGGATTGATTGTTTCGTTTTTCGGAGTTTTAACGATTCCGTTGTGGTTAGACGAAAACGGGGAATCGCGTGCTCCGATGGGCGATGAAGATGAAAACGGCGGAATCTCGGATCATTTCGATGAGGACGTTCGAGAGGCTCAAGCATCTGGGAATGACTCAAATGCTTTGCAACAAGGCGACTCGTTTGAGTTAAACTGATTGGCCATCGAACGATCATCAAGTTGAGGGGAAGTGGACGCAGCCAGCTCGAACCGAAACGAACGCACCACGGCGAATCGTGCGCCGACTGAAGAAGGGGCGTTGATCGAAGCGGCGCTGTCGGGTGACGCGTCCGCCTTTGAAGGCTTGGTGATCCGTCATCAAGACCGGCTGCATCACGCCATGATCCATGTCACCGGTTCGGTCCACGATGCCGAGGAAGTGACCCAGGAGGCCTTCATTCGGGCGTTCGTGAAGCTCGACACGTTTCAGCAAAACAGCCAATTCTTCACATGGCTGTATCGAGTCGCATTCAATATCGCTTTGTCGCGAAAACGGCGTCAAAAGGTTCGACTGTCGTTGGACCAGCAACGCGAGGAAATTGGCGAGGAAGTCGTCTGCGATGGTGAGGCGGTCGATGCGAATATGATTCGCCAGGATGACGTTTCGCTGGTGCAGCTCGCGTTGCAGCAACTCAGTGATGAGCACCGCAGCATTCTCGTCTTGCGGGAGATGGACGAATCTTCTTATGAGGAAATGGCTGAGATTTTGGAACTGTCCATCGGAACCGTTCGCAGTCGTTTGAATCGGGCTCGCAAGCAATTGCGATTGGCGATTGAACAGCTGCGAGAGCCCGAGTCAGAATCCTCGGGTGAACCGAGCGCTTGATTTGGTCGACCGGGCGTCGTTGCTCCGGTTTCGATGTTTCAAAGCGGTTTGAAGCTTCTGGCTTGTCCCAAGTTCAGTCATCGCTCCCTTTCTCGTTTCTTCATTCGGTCTTGGGAAACAACCATGGTCGATCCCACGCCCCGATATGACGTTGGCAATCACTTTGATGTCGTGCACGACGTGCGCGGTGATGCGAGTGCATCCGATTCGCGATCGGATTCAGGTCCCGATGGAACACCTGGAAATCCGCGTCCATTCATTGGTATTCAGTTTCGGTGCTGTCAAACCTACGGCCGCATTTACCGAAACGACCAACGGACCGCCTATCGCGGACGCTGCCCCAAGTGTGGTGCTCGGATGGAGATTCCGATCGGCAGCGGCGGGACCAACAAGCGGTTTTTCTCTGCCGGCTGATTTCGGATTCGACTTGTTGCACGGCGGTTCTTCCGGGGCCGTTCGGCGACGCCCGTGTCGATTTATCCACAAAATCGGAAAAAACCTGCCGTTCAGGCCTCGTTACAACCGAAACAGTCCATAGCACCGATCGGACCGGCTGTCGGCCGTTCCTTTTTGCCACGAGCACGGCGGTCGGTGATGACACCTCACAAAGGACTGTAGGGAGGCATTTCCATGCGACGCACATATTTTGGACTGGCGATGGCCGCGATCGCCACGCTGGGGCCTGCTCAGGCCTTTGGCGGTGATCGAGAGATTGCACAAGAAGTCATGCAGCGGCTCAAAGTCAGCCGTGATGCAGGTCAGCTGAAGAACTTCAACCTCGACATGAAAGTCAACGACGGCGTGGTATTGTTCCGCGGCACAGTCGATGGCTCGGAGCAGCAAGACTTGGTCTTGGCCGCTTTGAAAGACGTCGACGGCGTTGTCAATGTTGTCAACGAACTCGAAGTTCTCGAAGCCAAGCTTTACAAACCCAAAGCCGCTGCCATCGCAGCAGTTGAGCCCGCCGAAGCATTTGACTTCAAGGGTGCTTTGGAAACCGAAGCTCAAGAAGTGGTTCCAGGTACGGTTGCACCTGTCGCCGGCGAAGAAGCCGCTGACTCGCAAACCCGCACCGTTGCTGCTTGGGAAAACGCTAGCGGAGAAGCCAACAACGACGATACGATCACTCGTTCGGTCGCCGCCGCATTGGGCAAAGCCAAATCGGTCGGTCACTTGAAAGACTTCGGTGTCGATGTCAACGCTTATGACGGCATCGTTGAAATCACCGGCGAAGCCGCATCGGCATCGCAACGTGAGTTGATCGCTGAAATCGCTCGTCACGCTCCTGGAGCACGCGGCGTTCGCGATCTGATGACCGTGAAGGCTGGATCGAACCCAGGTTTGGTTGCAACACCTGCTTCGCACCGCACCGGTGGACTGCAGCCATTGCCACCCGCCAATCGCGGTCAGGTCCAAGCTCGTCCCGTCTCTTACGGACAAGCTGGCGGACAAATGATCAACGGCGAAATGGTTGTTCCCGGCAGCATGGTGACTCACGGAGGTGGCATGCAAGCTGCACCCGCACCAATGGCTCAGGCACCTGTCATGGGACAACCCGTTCCAATGGCTCCCGCCGCACCCGTCGGAGCACCTCGCTACGATTCGCCAAACCTGCCGAACTACGCATGGCCTGGCTACGCAGCGTATCCAAACTACGCCGCACTGTCGTACCCACAACAGTACAGCCCATCGGCTTTCCCATACATCGGACCTTTCTACCCCTACCCACAAGTTCCTTTGGGATGGCGTAAAGTGTCGCTCGAATGGGACGACGGCTGGTGGTTCTTGGACTTCACTGACAAGTAAAACAGTCAAGTCGTCCAGCCAAGTGATCCAATGGATCACCTGACAGAAACGATTCAACGAAAAACCCTCGCAAGTTTCCTTGCGAGGGTTTTTTCGTTCTATGCCTGTTGCAGCTTTCGCAGTTTCGTTTCGACTAGTTGTTTCTCGTGATCGGCTTTGGCTTTGGACAACGCGATCAGATAGGCGTCAATTGCCTGTGACGTGTGGTTGCCCAGTTCATGCACTCTGGCGATTGCACAATCCAGCAACAAATAGGTCTGCATTGCACCGGATTGCTGGAGCGTTTGCAACTCTATCAGTGCCTCGTTGATCTGGCCCGCTTGAGCCCTCGCAATGGCTCGGTTGAGTTCGTAGATCGGCGACCCGTGGATCTCAAGCAGGCGATTGTAAAAACGAACGATAGTTGACCAATCGGTTGCTTCGACACTGTTGGCGATGCAGTGCTGCATCGCGATGGCTGCTTCCCAGTGATAGGTCGTGGGCGTGTCAGTTTTCGAACGAGCCAGTTCGTGTTGCGCGATGGTGATCAGTCGCCGGTCCCACTTTGAACGGTCTTGGTCCTCCAGAAGAACCACGGTTCCTTGTTGGTCGGTTCGAGATTCCAAACGAGCGGCTTGAAACAACATCAACGCTAGCAGAGCTTTTGTGGCGGGCGAGCCGTGTTCGCTCTCGCTCAGCAAATGGCATAACCTTGCTGCTTCTTCACAAATGTCGTCGCGGATCGGCTGGAACCCTTGTGAGGTGCTGTGTCCCTCGTTGAACATCAGATACAGCACATCGTGAACGACGCCGCGACGCTGCGCGATTTCGTCAGGGCAGGGCAGTTCCACCGCAACGTTGGCTTCCCCGAGTGAACGTTTGGCACGAGTGATTCGTTTTCTGATCGTTTCGATCGGCAGCAACAATCCGCCAGCGATCTCGGCGTGCCCAAAGCCACAAAGCGTTTTCAACGTCAGCGCAATTTGCGTTTCACGGTTTAGTGTTGGGTGACAGCAAACAAACATCATCCGCAGCAAGCTGTCCGGCAATTGCTCTTCGCTCAGCCACTCTTCCACGGTGTTCTCTTGGACGTCCAGCGTTGGTCCCGCCAATGAAATCGCTTGGGCCAACGTCTTTTCACGGCGCAAGGCATCCAGGATTCGGTTCTTGGCTGCACGATGGATCCACGCACTGGGGTTGTCGGGCACTCCGCCTTGCTTCCATGCGTTCATGGCTTCCAACATGGCAACCTGAACCATGTCCTCGATCAAGTCGATTCGACGGATCCCGAAGGCACGAGTCAGCACCGCTATCAAATGGGCGGACTCGTGCCGAAAGAAGTGTTCGACCAAATGGCCGCTCGAGTCGGTCATGCTTCTTCGGGCTGGCCCACATTCGCCAATTCGCGAACTTCGACGGCGCCTTTGTGATGGATGATTGGTGACGTTTTGGCCAGTTCCACTGCGGCGGCGAGGTTCTCGGCTTGAACCATCGAATAGCCACCAACCAGCTCTTTGGACTCGGTGAACGGTCCATCGGTAACCGACAGATCGGCATGGACGGTCGCGCCTTCGGGTTTCAGTCCGTCGCCACCATCAATCAACCAACCTGCTTTCATCCCGTCTTGGATCCAGTCCATCCATAGTTGCATGACTTTTTGCATCTCGTCCGGAGAAGCATTTTCCATTTCGTCGCAACCGCCACGATAAACAAACATGAATTTCGGCATCGGTGTTCTTTCAAACGAAGGTTTTGGGTTCGACAGTGGCAGCATAGCCACGTCATCTAAGAGGGTGACGAACCAAGAACACGGATCGGG
Above is a genomic segment from Rhodopirellula bahusiensis containing:
- a CDS encoding sialidase family protein, whose protein sequence is MKVSLAVFLALTLTISIQAEELPAVAVAGDGALVSSQQIFDLDNKPTKESHASTIVETPTGLVAAWFAGTRERDPDVGIRVSRNENGQWTESVEVVNGVQSSTLRYPTWNPVLFQPTEGPLMLFYKVGPNPRDWWGMLTTSEDGGKTWSWPTKLGEAHTIGHLLGPVKNKPIQLADGTILCPSSTEIEYADGSSHWRVHFEVSKDLGKTWEVIGPIQTGETFHAIQPSILTYPDNRLQILCRSQEKRIVESWSKDGGKTWSTLTATDLPNPNSGTDAVTLNDGRQVLIYNHSEGMVRRKDAPDLKPRRILNLAISSDGKTWKPVLTLENETGPHPKDADRRRHFGEYSYPAIIQTSDGMLNMVYTYNREGVKHAVVDPSKL
- a CDS encoding YciI family protein codes for the protein MPKFMFVYRGGCDEMENASPDEMQKVMQLWMDWIQDGMKAGWLIDGGDGLKPEGATVHADLSVTDGPFTESKELVGGYSMVQAENLAAAVELAKTSPIIHHKGAVEVRELANVGQPEEA
- a CDS encoding BON domain-containing protein — protein: MRRTYFGLAMAAIATLGPAQAFGGDREIAQEVMQRLKVSRDAGQLKNFNLDMKVNDGVVLFRGTVDGSEQQDLVLAALKDVDGVVNVVNELEVLEAKLYKPKAAAIAAVEPAEAFDFKGALETEAQEVVPGTVAPVAGEEAADSQTRTVAAWENASGEANNDDTITRSVAAALGKAKSVGHLKDFGVDVNAYDGIVEITGEAASASQRELIAEIARHAPGARGVRDLMTVKAGSNPGLVATPASHRTGGLQPLPPANRGQVQARPVSYGQAGGQMINGEMVVPGSMVTHGGGMQAAPAPMAQAPVMGQPVPMAPAAPVGAPRYDSPNLPNYAWPGYAAYPNYAALSYPQQYSPSAFPYIGPFYPYPQVPLGWRKVSLEWDDGWWFLDFTDK
- a CDS encoding RNA polymerase sigma factor, with protein sequence MTDSSGHLVEHFFRHESAHLIAVLTRAFGIRRIDLIEDMVQVAMLEAMNAWKQGGVPDNPSAWIHRAAKNRILDALRREKTLAQAISLAGPTLDVQENTVEEWLSEEQLPDSLLRMMFVCCHPTLNRETQIALTLKTLCGFGHAEIAGGLLLPIETIRKRITRAKRSLGEANVAVELPCPDEIAQRRGVVHDVLYLMFNEGHSTSQGFQPIRDDICEEAARLCHLLSESEHGSPATKALLALMLFQAARLESRTDQQGTVVLLEDQDRSKWDRRLITIAQHELARSKTDTPTTYHWEAAIAMQHCIANSVEATDWSTIVRFYNRLLEIHGSPIYELNRAIARAQAGQINEALIELQTLQQSGAMQTYLLLDCAIARVHELGNHTSQAIDAYLIALSKAKADHEKQLVETKLRKLQQA
- a CDS encoding A24 family peptidase; amino-acid sequence: MCGHAKGHAILSRRRSPYRILAVCLLIGYLLASMVYVWAFAIMVTRVHPHFRAVDLLAPRANDVVIFTFFLVVGASVGSFLNVVVWRLPQRLNVNGHSFCPRCRNQLRARDNVPIFGWLWLSGRCRDCRLPISSRYPIVETLVGITFALVGATELTRWSLPYLGDSVRTNWLSTPYVDVDLLTLIFYHLVALATGWAAGLIRFDGNTLPPRLTLFAAVTLIGGMFALPQAMVVPWQLVGDSNPSEGGFWPPSGWPTHGGDWSVTLVQIGMRLLTSLVAAGFFARVLAKSFCPMADMKMDPLGSSTRRLIDLMILIAVPAIVVGWQAVMGVILIAAIFAKILEMCAFAQSRDSLGRFAVSLPVAMSVQLLLWRGLVASHLWPSEQASQVGLIVSFFGVLTIPLWLDENGESRAPMGDEDENGGISDHFDEDVREAQASGNDSNALQQGDSFELN
- a CDS encoding homoserine dehydrogenase; this translates as MNATPNQQKSSDRTNVAIIGMGTVGAGVARLLIDHGDRTARHAGKTIWLSKAVVRDLSKPRGIDLPEGVLTDSIDDVLNDPEIDVVIQLMGGLSPAREVMLRAMEAGKDIVTANKALLAEHGAELFTRARELGRSIAFEAAVAGGIPIIANISQCLSANQIESLEGILNGTSNFIVSQMDEKGAGYDETVKRAQELGYAEADPAMDVDGTDAAQKLAILSHLAFGATVDWRDIPRSGIDGLDPADLIYARELGYRIKLLATAQLVDGELELSVAPTLVAIGTPMAEVRDAFNAIRVVGDAVGPVFYHGLGAGQMPTASAVVADVIDTAVGRTPITFETLEYFSAERPPRTAQRDADRLRGRYYLRLRVANDPGTLAAIAGVLSNQSISIASVIQHEPKSKDEANASDNTVPLVIMTHEASEGAASRATTDIEALPAISGKVVRMPVRD
- a CDS encoding cryptochrome/DNA photolyase family protein, with protein sequence MIAQRRLHWNFALQHAIDRALEFEKPLLIFDPLRVRYQWASDRIHRFIIEGMRDNAAAAASLPVVYYPYVEPKPGTGSPLLHRLAKQACTVVTDEYPCFFLPHMIDAVKDKLPARLELIDSNGVLPLRAAEKTYTVAHSYRRFMQKNILPALEHLPLANPLDRSGNRPALPCPDGDSLAKRRKELLPAKILSKWPAADFEKLLSEDGLSNIPIDHSVRPANETPGGTVEASRRWEEFLDSKLSQYNDDRNHPDKHATTGLSPHLHFGHISAHEMVSSLLEHEGWSADQTSKPNGKNNGYWNVSENAEALLDQLLTWREIGFNWSFQNPDTYDSLESLPDWAKKTLAETRDDERPHLYTLEEFENAETHDELWNAAQRELVATGEMHNYMRMLWGKKILHWTRTPEEALEFMIHLNNKYGLDGRDPNSYCGILWVLGRTDRAWGPKRPVFGSVRYMTSDSTRKKLKLSKYLQRFASKTE
- a CDS encoding RNA polymerase sigma factor; translated protein: MDAASSNRNERTTANRAPTEEGALIEAALSGDASAFEGLVIRHQDRLHHAMIHVTGSVHDAEEVTQEAFIRAFVKLDTFQQNSQFFTWLYRVAFNIALSRKRRQKVRLSLDQQREEIGEEVVCDGEAVDANMIRQDDVSLVQLALQQLSDEHRSILVLREMDESSYEEMAEILELSIGTVRSRLNRARKQLRLAIEQLREPESESSGEPSA